CGGATCCGACAGTGGGAACGCGGCGAGGTCAAACTCTCCGACGTCAGAGGCCAGATCGCGGCCGGTCAGTGGCACCTGGTCCGCGACCGCCGGGTGGGGGTCGCCGCCGCGTTGCGGGTCCTCGACCTAGATCCGTTCTGGGGCCCCGACGCCACGGCGGCGGTGTACGTGCATGGGCTTATGGTCCACCGCGCGGTCGCGGGGAGGGGCGTCGGCCACGAACTGCTGGACTGGGCCGGCGATCGGGGCCGGAACCGCGGCGCGGTCGTGCTCCGACTGGACTGCGTCGAGTCCAACACCAGACTGCGCGCCTACTACCGTGCCCACGGGTTCGTTGAGGTCGGTTGCCACCAGCCGCCAGAACCCTGCCCGGCGGTGACCCTCCTCCAACGCGCGCTGTGATCTCGGCGACGGGCACGCGACAATCCCTGTAGCGACAGCCCCGCGACCTGCCGACACCGTGCCGCTCAGCGTGCACGCGAAGTGCCTCGCTCGCTGAGGGATGACCGTGAGCACCGCACGACTCGCTTCGTGACATGCCGTGTCGGGCGGATATCGTGTCGATTTCGCCTCTCGCCGTTCGTGCAGGGCGTGAAGGCGGACACCCGGTCCGCCAGGGCAGGTGGAGATGCCATGGCCGAGTACCTCATCTACTTCAACCAGCAGTGGGTGGGCGACCACACGGAGGAGTGGTTCCGCCCGCGCGGGCCGCTCGCCAGGGCGGTCGTGGAAGAGATGAAGGCGGCGGGCGTCTACGTGTTTGGCGGCGGGCTTGAGGAGGAACTCGACACGGCTTTCAGCGCTGACGCCACCAGCGGAGAGTTGCTGATCACGGACGGACCCTTCATCGAGACCAAGGAGTGGCTCGGCGGCCTCACCGTGGTGGACGTCGTCGATGATGAAGCCGCCAAGATGTGGGCGGGCAAGGTCGCGGAAGCGTGCGGCTGGCCCCAGGAGGTCCGCCGCTTCAAGCCGAACCCGCAAACCGCGTGACCTCGTCGGTGAGGCAGCCGCCCGGTCCGCCTCACCAGCATTCACCACACGTGTAGCGGGCCGCAGCGCCGCGCCTTCCTGCAGTGTGCGTTTCGCTGACGGTGCTCGCTCAGTAAGTGATGCCGATAACGCTCGCTCAGATGCTGGCGATGGCATCCCTGCCGACGACTCCGGCTCCTACGGGACGGGGACGTCGCAGTCGACGGACACCGTTTGCCCGGCCACTACGACCACGCTCGGCGCTCCCCCGCACTCGAGTGTGTACCGCCCGGGGGCGAGGTTGAACCGGAACTTGCCAGCCGCATCGCTCTTGCCTTCGGCGACGGTCTGGGATCCTGACAGCACCTTGACCGTCCAGTGAGCTCCTGGTGAACCGTTGAGAGCCTGCTTCCCCGTCTGGTCCATGGGGCCGCCATACAACCGCACCAGGCCGGTCAGTGTGCCGTTCGTCGCCGCATCGGTTGCGGACGCAGGCGTCGTGCCGGTTGGTCCGCCCGGGTGAGAGCACGCGGTGAGGCTGAGAATCAGCGCGATCGCTGCGGCCGACTTGGTAGCCACGATGTCGACCTTCCCTCGCGCTCAGTGTGTCCGACCGTCAGACGCAACGCGAGAATGACCGGTTCCCTGTACGCACGCGAAGTGCCGCTAGCGATCGGAGCTTCACGACGCGAAT
This DNA window, taken from Actinomycetes bacterium, encodes the following:
- a CDS encoding GNAT family N-acetyltransferase — encoded protein: MIEDWLAEQRIRQWERGEVKLSDVRGQIAAGQWHLVRDRRVGVAAALRVLDLDPFWGPDATAAVYVHGLMVHRAVAGRGVGHELLDWAGDRGRNRGAVVLRLDCVESNTRLRAYYRAHGFVEVGCHQPPEPCPAVTLLQRAL
- a CDS encoding YciI family protein; translation: MAEYLIYFNQQWVGDHTEEWFRPRGPLARAVVEEMKAAGVYVFGGGLEEELDTAFSADATSGELLITDGPFIETKEWLGGLTVVDVVDDEAAKMWAGKVAEACGWPQEVRRFKPNPQTA
- a CDS encoding carboxypeptidase-like regulatory domain-containing protein, giving the protein MATKSAAAIALILSLTACSHPGGPTGTTPASATDAATNGTLTGLVRLYGGPMDQTGKQALNGSPGAHWTVKVLSGSQTVAEGKSDAAGKFRFNLAPGRYTLECGGAPSVVVVAGQTVSVDCDVPVP